GAACTCGTCGAGCGGACTGATCGAGGCGCCGTCGTTCAAGTTACCCGTCGTGAACATCGGGACGCGCCAGCGCGGTCGGCACCGCGCCGCGAACGTGATCGACGTCGGGTACGGGCGTGCCGAGGTGATCGACGGGATTCGCCGCGCCACGCGGCCCGACTTCCGAACGGTCGAACTCCGGCAACTCACCAACCCGTTCGACCGCGGCGGAGCGGCCGAGATCATTGCGGAGCGCCTGCTGAGCGCCCCGCTGGGCGACGAACTCGTGAAAAAGCGGTTTTACGACCTCCCGCCGGTGGAGGACGGCCCGTGCGACCGCGCTGCGTGATCTTCGGCGCGGGCGGCCACGCCCGTGTCCTGCTGGACCTGATCCTGGAAGCGGGCGCGGCCGAGCCGTGGGCACTTCTCGACCCGGACCGGGCGCGGTGGGGCGAAGAGGTGTACGGGGTTCGCGTCGTCGGGGGCGACGAGTGTTTGCCGCACCTCGCGGCCGACGGGGTCTCCCACTTCGTCGTCGGCGTCGGGTCCGTCGGCCGCGGATCGGCGCGGAAACGGCTGTACGAGATCGGCACCGCCTGCGGACTGGCGCCCCTGACTCTGATTCACCCGACGGCGGTCCGATCGAGCCGTGCGACCCTGGGGAGCGGGGCGCAGGTACTGCCCGCCGCAGTGGTGAACGCGGGCGCCCGCCTCGGCGAGAACGTGTTGGTCAACACTGCGGCGGTCGTCGAACACGATTGCACGGTCGGCAGCCACGTCCACGTCGCCACCGGGGCGCGGCTGGCCGGCGGGGTGCGCGTCGGGGACGCGGCCCACATCGGAGCGGGCGCGACGGTTCTGCAGGGGCGCGTGATCGGGGCCGGTGCGATTGTCGGTGCCGGCGCCACCGTCGTTCGTGACGTCGCACCGGGGGACGTGGTTGTCGGCGTTCCGGCCCGCGTGCTGCGCGCGGCGGGACCATCGGAGGAGAACCCGTGATTCGGATCATACCCCGCCTGGACATCAAGGGGCCGAACCTCGTGAAGGGGATTCGCCTCGAGGGGCTGCGCGTCCTCGGGCGCCCGGAACAGTTCGCCCGGCACTATTACGAGGCCGGGGCCGACGAGCTGCTTTACATGGACGCGGTGGCGAGCCTCTACGGGCGGAACAGCCTGCTCGACATCGTCTCCCGGACGGCACGGGAGGTCTTCATCCCGCTGACCGTCGGCGGCGGGCTACGGAGCCTGGACGACATCCGCGCCGTCCTCCGCGCCGGCGCGGACAAGGTTTCCCTCAACACCGCCGCCGTGCGCCGGCCGGAACTGGTCCGCGAGGCCGCCCGCGCCTTCGGCTCTTCGACCATTGTGATTTCCGTCGAAGCGATCCGCCAACCGGACGGGAGTTACCACGCCTACACCGATTGCGGGCGCGAAGAAACGGGCCTGGACGCGGTCGCCTGGGCGGTCCGCGCCGTCGAACTGGGCGCGGGCGAGGTACTCGTTACGTCGGTGGATCGTGAGGGGACCGGGAAGGGCTTCGACATGGAACTGACGCGCCGGATCGCGGAAGCGGTCCCGGTA
The Gemmata palustris DNA segment above includes these coding regions:
- a CDS encoding NeuD/PglB/VioB family sugar acetyltransferase, encoding MRPRCVIFGAGGHARVLLDLILEAGAAEPWALLDPDRARWGEEVYGVRVVGGDECLPHLAADGVSHFVVGVGSVGRGSARKRLYEIGTACGLAPLTLIHPTAVRSSRATLGSGAQVLPAAVVNAGARLGENVLVNTAAVVEHDCTVGSHVHVATGARLAGGVRVGDAAHIGAGATVLQGRVIGAGAIVGAGATVVRDVAPGDVVVGVPARVLRAAGPSEENP
- the hisF gene encoding imidazole glycerol phosphate synthase subunit HisF — its product is MIRIIPRLDIKGPNLVKGIRLEGLRVLGRPEQFARHYYEAGADELLYMDAVASLYGRNSLLDIVSRTAREVFIPLTVGGGLRSLDDIRAVLRAGADKVSLNTAAVRRPELVREAARAFGSSTIVISVEAIRQPDGSYHAYTDCGREETGLDAVAWAVRAVELGAGEVLVTSVDREGTGKGFDMELTRRIAEAVPVPVVASGGAGSPAHVSAVINGAGASAVCLASLLHYRAVRELPHQEQGTEGNLEFLRRGASSVTGATLGAVKEHLAEQGIDCRHVLV